Proteins encoded by one window of Bos javanicus breed banteng chromosome 22, ARS-OSU_banteng_1.0, whole genome shotgun sequence:
- the IL17RC gene encoding interleukin-17 receptor C isoform X1 encodes MPVPWFLLSLALGRNPVVLSLERVVGPQDTARCSPGLSCHLWDGDVLCLPGSLVSAPGPVLVPTRLQTELVLRCHEETDCDLCVRVAVHLAVQGYWEDPEDEEKFRRAADPELEEPRNASLQAHIVLSFQAYPTAHCVLLEVQVPAALVQPGQSVGSVVFDCFEAALGAEVQIWSYTQPRYQKELNLTQQLPDCRGLEVQDNIQSCWALPWLNVSADGEDVRLVLDVSEEQRFGLSLYWNQVQGPIKPWWHSNLTGPQTITLNHTDLVPCLCIQVWPLEPDSVRTSICPFREDPRAHRNLWRAARLQLLPPLGWRLDAPCSLPAEATLCWQPLDGGPCLSLVPPLPRENVTVNKVLEFPLLKGHPNVCVQVSTWEKLQLQECLWADSLGPRKDDMLLVETRGPQDNGSLCALEPSGCTPLLSRASTRAARLGEQLLQDVQSGQCLQLWDNDLGALWACPMDKYIHQRWALVWLACLLLAAVLFLLLLLKMSRVKGWLRLLKENIRAGAAARSRAALLLYSADDASFERLVGALASALCQLPLRVAVDLWSRRDLSAQGALAWFHAQRRQTLQEGGVVVLLFSPGAVALCREWLQDATSAPRAHDPHDAFAASLSCVLPDFLQGRAPGRYVGAYFDKLLPADAVPALFRSVPVFSLPSQLPDFLGTLQGSAAPRPRRLAERAEQVSRALQPALDSCFRPPGAPGTGRRMGPEAGDRT; translated from the exons ATGCCTGTGCCCTGGTTCCTTCTGTCCTTGGCTCTGGGCCGGAACCCCGTGGTCCTCTCTCTGGAGAGGGTTGTGGGGCCTCAGGACACGGCTCGCTGCTCTCCG GGCCTgtcctgccatctctggg ATGGTGACGTGCTCTGCCTGCCTGGGAGCCTCGTGTCCGCCCCAGGCCCCGTGCTGGTGCCCACACGCTTGCAGACAGAGCTGGTGCTGAGGTGCCACGAGGAGACTGACTGTGACCTCTGTGTGCGCGTGGCCGTCCACTTGGCCGTGCAGG GGTACTGGGAAGATCCTGAAGATGAAGAGAAGTTTAGAAGAGCAGCTGACCCAGAGCTTGAGGAGCCTAGGAACG CCTCTCTCCAGGCCCACATCGTGCTCTCCTTCCAGGCCTACCCTACTGCCCACTGTGTCCTGCTGGAGGTGCAAGTGCCTGCTGCCCTCGTGCAGCCTGGTCAGTCTGTG GGCTCAGTAGTATTTGACTGTTTCGAGGCTGCCCTGGGGGCTGAGGTGCAAATCTGGTCCTACACTCAGCCCAGGTACCAGAAGGAACTCAATCTCACGCAGCAGCTCCCTG ACTGCAGGGGTCTGGAAGTCCAGGACAACATTCAGAGCTGCTGGG ccctgccctggcTCAACGTGTCTGCAGATGGCGAGGACGTGCGCCTGGTGCTGGACGTCTCTGAGGAGCAGCGCTTCGGCCTCTCTCTGTACTGGAACCAGGTCCAGGGCCCTATAAAACCCTGGTGGCACAGTAACCTG ACTGGACCACAGACCATTACCTTGAACCACACGGACCTGGTCCCCTGCCTCTGTATTCAG GTGTGGCCCCTGGAGCCCGACTCTGTCAGGACCAGCATCTGCCCCTTTAGGGAGG ACCCCCGCGCACACCGAAACCTCTGGCGCGCTGCCCGATTGCAGCTGCTTCCCCCGCTGGGCTGGCGGCTAGACGCGCCATGCTCACTGCCCGCCGAGGCCACTCTGTGCTGGCAGCCACTGGATGGGGGCCCCTGCCTGTCGCTGGTCCCGCCGCTGCCCCGAGAAAATGTTACTGTGAAT AAGGTTCTTGAGTTCCCCTTGCTGAAAGGCCACCCCAACGTCTGTGTCCAG GTGAGCACCTGGGAGAAGCTACAGCTGCAAGAGTGCTTGTGGGCTG ACTCCCTGGGGCCTCGCAAGGATGACATGCTGCTGGTGGAGACACGAGGCCCCCAGGACAATGGTTCCCTCTGTGCCTTGGAACCCAGTGGCTGCACCCCACTGCTCAGCAGGGCATCCACG AGGGCAGCTCGCCTTGGAGAGCAGTTACTACAAGACGTGCAGTCGGGCCAGTGTCTACAG CTCTGGGACAATGACCTGGGAGCACTCTGGGCCTGCCCCATGGACAAGT ACATCCACCAGCGCTGGGCCCTGGTCTGGCTGGCCTGCTTACTCTTGGCCGCTgtgcttttccttctccttcttctcaaAATGAGCCGTGTGAAAG GGTGGCTGAGGCTCTTGAAGGAGAACATCCGCGCGGGGG CGGCCGCCCGGAGCCGCGCGGCTCTGCTCCTCTACTCCGCCGACGACGCGAGCTTCGAGCGCCTGGTGGGCGCCCTGGCCTCGGCGCTGTGCCAGCTGCCGCTGCGCGTGGCCGTGGACCTGTGGAGCCGTCGCGATCTGAGCGCGCAGGGAGCGCTGGCCTGGTTCCACGCGCAGCGGCGCCAGACCCTGCAGGAGGGCGGCGTGGTGGTCCTGCTCTTCTCGCCCGGGGCCGTGGCGCTGTGCCGCGAGTGGCTGCAGGATGCCACTTCGGCGCCCAGGGCGCACGACCCGCACGATGCCTTTGCCGCCTCGCTCAGCTGCGTGCTGCCGGACTTCTTGCAGGGCCGCGCGCCCGGCCGCTACGTCGGGGCCTACTTTGACAAACTACTGCCCGCGGACGCCGTGCCCGCCCTGTTCCGCAGCGTGCCAGTCTTCTCTTTGCCCTCACAGCTGCCCGACTTTCTGGGGACTTTGCAGGGATCCGCCGCCCCCCGCCCTCGGCGGCTCGCGGAGAGAGCGGAGCAAGTGTCCCGGGCCCTGCAGCCCGCCCTGGATAGCTGTTTCCGGCCCCCGGGGGCCCCGGGGACAGGACGCAGGATGGGGCCTGAGGCAGGAGACAGAACTTGA
- the IL17RC gene encoding interleukin-17 receptor C isoform X3: protein MPVPWFLLSLALGRNPVVLSLERVVGPQDTARCSPGLSCHLWDGDVLCLPGSLVSAPGPVLVPTRLQTELVLRCHEETDCDLCVRVAVHLAVQGYWEDPEDEEKFRRAADPELEEPRNASLQAHIVLSFQAYPTAHCVLLEVQVPAALVQPGQSVGSVVFDCFEAALGAEVQIWSYTQPRYQKELNLTQQLPALPWLNVSADGEDVRLVLDVSEEQRFGLSLYWNQVQGPIKPWWHSNLTGPQTITLNHTDLVPCLCIQVWPLEPDSVRTSICPFREDPRAHRNLWRAARLQLLPPLGWRLDAPCSLPAEATLCWQPLDGGPCLSLVPPLPRENVTVNKVLEFPLLKGHPNVCVQVSTWEKLQLQECLWADSLGPRKDDMLLVETRGPQDNGSLCALEPSGCTPLLSRASTRAARLGEQLLQDVQSGQCLQLWDNDLGALWACPMDKYIHQRWALVWLACLLLAAVLFLLLLLKMSRVKGWLRLLKENIRAGAAARSRAALLLYSADDASFERLVGALASALCQLPLRVAVDLWSRRDLSAQGALAWFHAQRRQTLQEGGVVVLLFSPGAVALCREWLQDATSAPRAHDPHDAFAASLSCVLPDFLQGRAPGRYVGAYFDKLLPADAVPALFRSVPVFSLPSQLPDFLGTLQGSAAPRPRRLAERAEQVSRALQPALDSCFRPPGAPGTGRRMGPEAGDRT from the exons ATGCCTGTGCCCTGGTTCCTTCTGTCCTTGGCTCTGGGCCGGAACCCCGTGGTCCTCTCTCTGGAGAGGGTTGTGGGGCCTCAGGACACGGCTCGCTGCTCTCCG GGCCTgtcctgccatctctggg ATGGTGACGTGCTCTGCCTGCCTGGGAGCCTCGTGTCCGCCCCAGGCCCCGTGCTGGTGCCCACACGCTTGCAGACAGAGCTGGTGCTGAGGTGCCACGAGGAGACTGACTGTGACCTCTGTGTGCGCGTGGCCGTCCACTTGGCCGTGCAGG GGTACTGGGAAGATCCTGAAGATGAAGAGAAGTTTAGAAGAGCAGCTGACCCAGAGCTTGAGGAGCCTAGGAACG CCTCTCTCCAGGCCCACATCGTGCTCTCCTTCCAGGCCTACCCTACTGCCCACTGTGTCCTGCTGGAGGTGCAAGTGCCTGCTGCCCTCGTGCAGCCTGGTCAGTCTGTG GGCTCAGTAGTATTTGACTGTTTCGAGGCTGCCCTGGGGGCTGAGGTGCAAATCTGGTCCTACACTCAGCCCAGGTACCAGAAGGAACTCAATCTCACGCAGCAGCTCCCTG ccctgccctggcTCAACGTGTCTGCAGATGGCGAGGACGTGCGCCTGGTGCTGGACGTCTCTGAGGAGCAGCGCTTCGGCCTCTCTCTGTACTGGAACCAGGTCCAGGGCCCTATAAAACCCTGGTGGCACAGTAACCTG ACTGGACCACAGACCATTACCTTGAACCACACGGACCTGGTCCCCTGCCTCTGTATTCAG GTGTGGCCCCTGGAGCCCGACTCTGTCAGGACCAGCATCTGCCCCTTTAGGGAGG ACCCCCGCGCACACCGAAACCTCTGGCGCGCTGCCCGATTGCAGCTGCTTCCCCCGCTGGGCTGGCGGCTAGACGCGCCATGCTCACTGCCCGCCGAGGCCACTCTGTGCTGGCAGCCACTGGATGGGGGCCCCTGCCTGTCGCTGGTCCCGCCGCTGCCCCGAGAAAATGTTACTGTGAAT AAGGTTCTTGAGTTCCCCTTGCTGAAAGGCCACCCCAACGTCTGTGTCCAG GTGAGCACCTGGGAGAAGCTACAGCTGCAAGAGTGCTTGTGGGCTG ACTCCCTGGGGCCTCGCAAGGATGACATGCTGCTGGTGGAGACACGAGGCCCCCAGGACAATGGTTCCCTCTGTGCCTTGGAACCCAGTGGCTGCACCCCACTGCTCAGCAGGGCATCCACG AGGGCAGCTCGCCTTGGAGAGCAGTTACTACAAGACGTGCAGTCGGGCCAGTGTCTACAG CTCTGGGACAATGACCTGGGAGCACTCTGGGCCTGCCCCATGGACAAGT ACATCCACCAGCGCTGGGCCCTGGTCTGGCTGGCCTGCTTACTCTTGGCCGCTgtgcttttccttctccttcttctcaaAATGAGCCGTGTGAAAG GGTGGCTGAGGCTCTTGAAGGAGAACATCCGCGCGGGGG CGGCCGCCCGGAGCCGCGCGGCTCTGCTCCTCTACTCCGCCGACGACGCGAGCTTCGAGCGCCTGGTGGGCGCCCTGGCCTCGGCGCTGTGCCAGCTGCCGCTGCGCGTGGCCGTGGACCTGTGGAGCCGTCGCGATCTGAGCGCGCAGGGAGCGCTGGCCTGGTTCCACGCGCAGCGGCGCCAGACCCTGCAGGAGGGCGGCGTGGTGGTCCTGCTCTTCTCGCCCGGGGCCGTGGCGCTGTGCCGCGAGTGGCTGCAGGATGCCACTTCGGCGCCCAGGGCGCACGACCCGCACGATGCCTTTGCCGCCTCGCTCAGCTGCGTGCTGCCGGACTTCTTGCAGGGCCGCGCGCCCGGCCGCTACGTCGGGGCCTACTTTGACAAACTACTGCCCGCGGACGCCGTGCCCGCCCTGTTCCGCAGCGTGCCAGTCTTCTCTTTGCCCTCACAGCTGCCCGACTTTCTGGGGACTTTGCAGGGATCCGCCGCCCCCCGCCCTCGGCGGCTCGCGGAGAGAGCGGAGCAAGTGTCCCGGGCCCTGCAGCCCGCCCTGGATAGCTGTTTCCGGCCCCCGGGGGCCCCGGGGACAGGACGCAGGATGGGGCCTGAGGCAGGAGACAGAACTTGA
- the IL17RC gene encoding interleukin-17 receptor C isoform X6, producing MPVPWFLLSLALGRNPVVLSLERVVGPQDTARCSPGLSCHLWDGDVLCLPGSLVSAPGPVLVPTRLQTELVLRCHEETDCDLCVRVAVHLAVQGYWEDPEDEEKFRRAADPELEEPRNASLQAHIVLSFQAYPTAHCVLLEVQVPAALVQPGQSVGSVVFDCFEAALGAEVQIWSYTQPRYQKELNLTQQLPDCRGLEVQDNIQSCWALPWLNVSADGEDVRLVLDVSEEQRFGLSLYWNQVQGPIKPWWHSNLTGPQTITLNHTDLVPCLCIQVWPLEPDSVRTSICPFREDPRAHRNLWRAARLQLLPPLGWRLDAPCSLPAEATLCWQPLDGGPCLSLVPPLPRENVTVNVSTWEKLQLQECLWADSLGPRKDDMLLVETRGPQDNGSLCALEPSGCTPLLSRASTRAARLGEQLLQDVQSGQCLQLWDNDLGALWACPMDKYIHQRWALVWLACLLLAAVLFLLLLLKMSRVKAAARSRAALLLYSADDASFERLVGALASALCQLPLRVAVDLWSRRDLSAQGALAWFHAQRRQTLQEGGVVVLLFSPGAVALCREWLQDATSAPRAHDPHDAFAASLSCVLPDFLQGRAPGRYVGAYFDKLLPADAVPALFRSVPVFSLPSQLPDFLGTLQGSAAPRPRRLAERAEQVSRALQPALDSCFRPPGAPGTGRRMGPEAGDRT from the exons ATGCCTGTGCCCTGGTTCCTTCTGTCCTTGGCTCTGGGCCGGAACCCCGTGGTCCTCTCTCTGGAGAGGGTTGTGGGGCCTCAGGACACGGCTCGCTGCTCTCCG GGCCTgtcctgccatctctggg ATGGTGACGTGCTCTGCCTGCCTGGGAGCCTCGTGTCCGCCCCAGGCCCCGTGCTGGTGCCCACACGCTTGCAGACAGAGCTGGTGCTGAGGTGCCACGAGGAGACTGACTGTGACCTCTGTGTGCGCGTGGCCGTCCACTTGGCCGTGCAGG GGTACTGGGAAGATCCTGAAGATGAAGAGAAGTTTAGAAGAGCAGCTGACCCAGAGCTTGAGGAGCCTAGGAACG CCTCTCTCCAGGCCCACATCGTGCTCTCCTTCCAGGCCTACCCTACTGCCCACTGTGTCCTGCTGGAGGTGCAAGTGCCTGCTGCCCTCGTGCAGCCTGGTCAGTCTGTG GGCTCAGTAGTATTTGACTGTTTCGAGGCTGCCCTGGGGGCTGAGGTGCAAATCTGGTCCTACACTCAGCCCAGGTACCAGAAGGAACTCAATCTCACGCAGCAGCTCCCTG ACTGCAGGGGTCTGGAAGTCCAGGACAACATTCAGAGCTGCTGGG ccctgccctggcTCAACGTGTCTGCAGATGGCGAGGACGTGCGCCTGGTGCTGGACGTCTCTGAGGAGCAGCGCTTCGGCCTCTCTCTGTACTGGAACCAGGTCCAGGGCCCTATAAAACCCTGGTGGCACAGTAACCTG ACTGGACCACAGACCATTACCTTGAACCACACGGACCTGGTCCCCTGCCTCTGTATTCAG GTGTGGCCCCTGGAGCCCGACTCTGTCAGGACCAGCATCTGCCCCTTTAGGGAGG ACCCCCGCGCACACCGAAACCTCTGGCGCGCTGCCCGATTGCAGCTGCTTCCCCCGCTGGGCTGGCGGCTAGACGCGCCATGCTCACTGCCCGCCGAGGCCACTCTGTGCTGGCAGCCACTGGATGGGGGCCCCTGCCTGTCGCTGGTCCCGCCGCTGCCCCGAGAAAATGTTACTGTGAAT GTGAGCACCTGGGAGAAGCTACAGCTGCAAGAGTGCTTGTGGGCTG ACTCCCTGGGGCCTCGCAAGGATGACATGCTGCTGGTGGAGACACGAGGCCCCCAGGACAATGGTTCCCTCTGTGCCTTGGAACCCAGTGGCTGCACCCCACTGCTCAGCAGGGCATCCACG AGGGCAGCTCGCCTTGGAGAGCAGTTACTACAAGACGTGCAGTCGGGCCAGTGTCTACAG CTCTGGGACAATGACCTGGGAGCACTCTGGGCCTGCCCCATGGACAAGT ACATCCACCAGCGCTGGGCCCTGGTCTGGCTGGCCTGCTTACTCTTGGCCGCTgtgcttttccttctccttcttctcaaAATGAGCCGTGTGAAAG CGGCCGCCCGGAGCCGCGCGGCTCTGCTCCTCTACTCCGCCGACGACGCGAGCTTCGAGCGCCTGGTGGGCGCCCTGGCCTCGGCGCTGTGCCAGCTGCCGCTGCGCGTGGCCGTGGACCTGTGGAGCCGTCGCGATCTGAGCGCGCAGGGAGCGCTGGCCTGGTTCCACGCGCAGCGGCGCCAGACCCTGCAGGAGGGCGGCGTGGTGGTCCTGCTCTTCTCGCCCGGGGCCGTGGCGCTGTGCCGCGAGTGGCTGCAGGATGCCACTTCGGCGCCCAGGGCGCACGACCCGCACGATGCCTTTGCCGCCTCGCTCAGCTGCGTGCTGCCGGACTTCTTGCAGGGCCGCGCGCCCGGCCGCTACGTCGGGGCCTACTTTGACAAACTACTGCCCGCGGACGCCGTGCCCGCCCTGTTCCGCAGCGTGCCAGTCTTCTCTTTGCCCTCACAGCTGCCCGACTTTCTGGGGACTTTGCAGGGATCCGCCGCCCCCCGCCCTCGGCGGCTCGCGGAGAGAGCGGAGCAAGTGTCCCGGGCCCTGCAGCCCGCCCTGGATAGCTGTTTCCGGCCCCCGGGGGCCCCGGGGACAGGACGCAGGATGGGGCCTGAGGCAGGAGACAGAACTTGA
- the IL17RC gene encoding interleukin-17 receptor C isoform X5: MPVPWFLLSLALGRNPVVLSLERVVGPQDTARCSPGLSCHLWDGDVLCLPGSLVSAPGPVLVPTRLQTELVLRCHEETDCDLCVRVAVHLAVQGYWEDPEDEEKFRRAADPELEEPRNASLQAHIVLSFQAYPTAHCVLLEVQVPAALVQPGQSVGSVVFDCFEAALGAEVQIWSYTQPRYQKELNLTQQLPALPWLNVSADGEDVRLVLDVSEEQRFGLSLYWNQVQGPIKPWWHSNLTGPQTITLNHTDLVPCLCIQVWPLEPDSVRTSICPFREDPRAHRNLWRAARLQLLPPLGWRLDAPCSLPAEATLCWQPLDGGPCLSLVPPLPRENVTVNKVLEFPLLKGHPNVCVQVSTWEKLQLQECLWADSLGPRKDDMLLVETRGPQDNGSLCALEPSGCTPLLSRASTRAARLGEQLLQDVQSGQCLQLWDNDLGALWACPMDKYIHQRWALVWLACLLLAAVLFLLLLLKMSRVKAAARSRAALLLYSADDASFERLVGALASALCQLPLRVAVDLWSRRDLSAQGALAWFHAQRRQTLQEGGVVVLLFSPGAVALCREWLQDATSAPRAHDPHDAFAASLSCVLPDFLQGRAPGRYVGAYFDKLLPADAVPALFRSVPVFSLPSQLPDFLGTLQGSAAPRPRRLAERAEQVSRALQPALDSCFRPPGAPGTGRRMGPEAGDRT, encoded by the exons ATGCCTGTGCCCTGGTTCCTTCTGTCCTTGGCTCTGGGCCGGAACCCCGTGGTCCTCTCTCTGGAGAGGGTTGTGGGGCCTCAGGACACGGCTCGCTGCTCTCCG GGCCTgtcctgccatctctggg ATGGTGACGTGCTCTGCCTGCCTGGGAGCCTCGTGTCCGCCCCAGGCCCCGTGCTGGTGCCCACACGCTTGCAGACAGAGCTGGTGCTGAGGTGCCACGAGGAGACTGACTGTGACCTCTGTGTGCGCGTGGCCGTCCACTTGGCCGTGCAGG GGTACTGGGAAGATCCTGAAGATGAAGAGAAGTTTAGAAGAGCAGCTGACCCAGAGCTTGAGGAGCCTAGGAACG CCTCTCTCCAGGCCCACATCGTGCTCTCCTTCCAGGCCTACCCTACTGCCCACTGTGTCCTGCTGGAGGTGCAAGTGCCTGCTGCCCTCGTGCAGCCTGGTCAGTCTGTG GGCTCAGTAGTATTTGACTGTTTCGAGGCTGCCCTGGGGGCTGAGGTGCAAATCTGGTCCTACACTCAGCCCAGGTACCAGAAGGAACTCAATCTCACGCAGCAGCTCCCTG ccctgccctggcTCAACGTGTCTGCAGATGGCGAGGACGTGCGCCTGGTGCTGGACGTCTCTGAGGAGCAGCGCTTCGGCCTCTCTCTGTACTGGAACCAGGTCCAGGGCCCTATAAAACCCTGGTGGCACAGTAACCTG ACTGGACCACAGACCATTACCTTGAACCACACGGACCTGGTCCCCTGCCTCTGTATTCAG GTGTGGCCCCTGGAGCCCGACTCTGTCAGGACCAGCATCTGCCCCTTTAGGGAGG ACCCCCGCGCACACCGAAACCTCTGGCGCGCTGCCCGATTGCAGCTGCTTCCCCCGCTGGGCTGGCGGCTAGACGCGCCATGCTCACTGCCCGCCGAGGCCACTCTGTGCTGGCAGCCACTGGATGGGGGCCCCTGCCTGTCGCTGGTCCCGCCGCTGCCCCGAGAAAATGTTACTGTGAAT AAGGTTCTTGAGTTCCCCTTGCTGAAAGGCCACCCCAACGTCTGTGTCCAG GTGAGCACCTGGGAGAAGCTACAGCTGCAAGAGTGCTTGTGGGCTG ACTCCCTGGGGCCTCGCAAGGATGACATGCTGCTGGTGGAGACACGAGGCCCCCAGGACAATGGTTCCCTCTGTGCCTTGGAACCCAGTGGCTGCACCCCACTGCTCAGCAGGGCATCCACG AGGGCAGCTCGCCTTGGAGAGCAGTTACTACAAGACGTGCAGTCGGGCCAGTGTCTACAG CTCTGGGACAATGACCTGGGAGCACTCTGGGCCTGCCCCATGGACAAGT ACATCCACCAGCGCTGGGCCCTGGTCTGGCTGGCCTGCTTACTCTTGGCCGCTgtgcttttccttctccttcttctcaaAATGAGCCGTGTGAAAG CGGCCGCCCGGAGCCGCGCGGCTCTGCTCCTCTACTCCGCCGACGACGCGAGCTTCGAGCGCCTGGTGGGCGCCCTGGCCTCGGCGCTGTGCCAGCTGCCGCTGCGCGTGGCCGTGGACCTGTGGAGCCGTCGCGATCTGAGCGCGCAGGGAGCGCTGGCCTGGTTCCACGCGCAGCGGCGCCAGACCCTGCAGGAGGGCGGCGTGGTGGTCCTGCTCTTCTCGCCCGGGGCCGTGGCGCTGTGCCGCGAGTGGCTGCAGGATGCCACTTCGGCGCCCAGGGCGCACGACCCGCACGATGCCTTTGCCGCCTCGCTCAGCTGCGTGCTGCCGGACTTCTTGCAGGGCCGCGCGCCCGGCCGCTACGTCGGGGCCTACTTTGACAAACTACTGCCCGCGGACGCCGTGCCCGCCCTGTTCCGCAGCGTGCCAGTCTTCTCTTTGCCCTCACAGCTGCCCGACTTTCTGGGGACTTTGCAGGGATCCGCCGCCCCCCGCCCTCGGCGGCTCGCGGAGAGAGCGGAGCAAGTGTCCCGGGCCCTGCAGCCCGCCCTGGATAGCTGTTTCCGGCCCCCGGGGGCCCCGGGGACAGGACGCAGGATGGGGCCTGAGGCAGGAGACAGAACTTGA
- the IL17RC gene encoding interleukin-17 receptor C isoform X8, producing the protein MPVPWFLLSLALGRNPVVLSLERVVGPQDTARCSPGLSCHLWDGDVLCLPGSLVSAPGPVLVPTRLQTELVLRCHEETDCDLCVRVAVHLAVQGYWEDPEDEEKFRRAADPELEEPRNASLQAHIVLSFQAYPTAHCVLLEVQVPAALVQPGQSVGSVVFDCFEAALGAEVQIWSYTQPRYQKELNLTQQLPALPWLNVSADGEDVRLVLDVSEEQRFGLSLYWNQVQGPIKPWWHSNLTGPQTITLNHTDLVPCLCIQVWPLEPDSVRTSICPFREDPRAHRNLWRAARLQLLPPLGWRLDAPCSLPAEATLCWQPLDGGPCLSLVPPLPRENVTVNVSTWEKLQLQECLWADSLGPRKDDMLLVETRGPQDNGSLCALEPSGCTPLLSRASTRAARLGEQLLQDVQSGQCLQLWDNDLGALWACPMDKYIHQRWALVWLACLLLAAVLFLLLLLKMSRVKAAARSRAALLLYSADDASFERLVGALASALCQLPLRVAVDLWSRRDLSAQGALAWFHAQRRQTLQEGGVVVLLFSPGAVALCREWLQDATSAPRAHDPHDAFAASLSCVLPDFLQGRAPGRYVGAYFDKLLPADAVPALFRSVPVFSLPSQLPDFLGTLQGSAAPRPRRLAERAEQVSRALQPALDSCFRPPGAPGTGRRMGPEAGDRT; encoded by the exons ATGCCTGTGCCCTGGTTCCTTCTGTCCTTGGCTCTGGGCCGGAACCCCGTGGTCCTCTCTCTGGAGAGGGTTGTGGGGCCTCAGGACACGGCTCGCTGCTCTCCG GGCCTgtcctgccatctctggg ATGGTGACGTGCTCTGCCTGCCTGGGAGCCTCGTGTCCGCCCCAGGCCCCGTGCTGGTGCCCACACGCTTGCAGACAGAGCTGGTGCTGAGGTGCCACGAGGAGACTGACTGTGACCTCTGTGTGCGCGTGGCCGTCCACTTGGCCGTGCAGG GGTACTGGGAAGATCCTGAAGATGAAGAGAAGTTTAGAAGAGCAGCTGACCCAGAGCTTGAGGAGCCTAGGAACG CCTCTCTCCAGGCCCACATCGTGCTCTCCTTCCAGGCCTACCCTACTGCCCACTGTGTCCTGCTGGAGGTGCAAGTGCCTGCTGCCCTCGTGCAGCCTGGTCAGTCTGTG GGCTCAGTAGTATTTGACTGTTTCGAGGCTGCCCTGGGGGCTGAGGTGCAAATCTGGTCCTACACTCAGCCCAGGTACCAGAAGGAACTCAATCTCACGCAGCAGCTCCCTG ccctgccctggcTCAACGTGTCTGCAGATGGCGAGGACGTGCGCCTGGTGCTGGACGTCTCTGAGGAGCAGCGCTTCGGCCTCTCTCTGTACTGGAACCAGGTCCAGGGCCCTATAAAACCCTGGTGGCACAGTAACCTG ACTGGACCACAGACCATTACCTTGAACCACACGGACCTGGTCCCCTGCCTCTGTATTCAG GTGTGGCCCCTGGAGCCCGACTCTGTCAGGACCAGCATCTGCCCCTTTAGGGAGG ACCCCCGCGCACACCGAAACCTCTGGCGCGCTGCCCGATTGCAGCTGCTTCCCCCGCTGGGCTGGCGGCTAGACGCGCCATGCTCACTGCCCGCCGAGGCCACTCTGTGCTGGCAGCCACTGGATGGGGGCCCCTGCCTGTCGCTGGTCCCGCCGCTGCCCCGAGAAAATGTTACTGTGAAT GTGAGCACCTGGGAGAAGCTACAGCTGCAAGAGTGCTTGTGGGCTG ACTCCCTGGGGCCTCGCAAGGATGACATGCTGCTGGTGGAGACACGAGGCCCCCAGGACAATGGTTCCCTCTGTGCCTTGGAACCCAGTGGCTGCACCCCACTGCTCAGCAGGGCATCCACG AGGGCAGCTCGCCTTGGAGAGCAGTTACTACAAGACGTGCAGTCGGGCCAGTGTCTACAG CTCTGGGACAATGACCTGGGAGCACTCTGGGCCTGCCCCATGGACAAGT ACATCCACCAGCGCTGGGCCCTGGTCTGGCTGGCCTGCTTACTCTTGGCCGCTgtgcttttccttctccttcttctcaaAATGAGCCGTGTGAAAG CGGCCGCCCGGAGCCGCGCGGCTCTGCTCCTCTACTCCGCCGACGACGCGAGCTTCGAGCGCCTGGTGGGCGCCCTGGCCTCGGCGCTGTGCCAGCTGCCGCTGCGCGTGGCCGTGGACCTGTGGAGCCGTCGCGATCTGAGCGCGCAGGGAGCGCTGGCCTGGTTCCACGCGCAGCGGCGCCAGACCCTGCAGGAGGGCGGCGTGGTGGTCCTGCTCTTCTCGCCCGGGGCCGTGGCGCTGTGCCGCGAGTGGCTGCAGGATGCCACTTCGGCGCCCAGGGCGCACGACCCGCACGATGCCTTTGCCGCCTCGCTCAGCTGCGTGCTGCCGGACTTCTTGCAGGGCCGCGCGCCCGGCCGCTACGTCGGGGCCTACTTTGACAAACTACTGCCCGCGGACGCCGTGCCCGCCCTGTTCCGCAGCGTGCCAGTCTTCTCTTTGCCCTCACAGCTGCCCGACTTTCTGGGGACTTTGCAGGGATCCGCCGCCCCCCGCCCTCGGCGGCTCGCGGAGAGAGCGGAGCAAGTGTCCCGGGCCCTGCAGCCCGCCCTGGATAGCTGTTTCCGGCCCCCGGGGGCCCCGGGGACAGGACGCAGGATGGGGCCTGAGGCAGGAGACAGAACTTGA